Proteins encoded in a region of the Sander lucioperca isolate FBNREF2018 chromosome 18, SLUC_FBN_1.2, whole genome shotgun sequence genome:
- the LOC116036832 gene encoding BTB/POZ domain-containing protein 6-B-like codes for MPTADCRLLHHGRIMRCLTYLLLLPETLKKSKKVCKLPGRLPVCYEILTLSLTSKKKQQQQKEEEEKMAAELYPAANTNNPNLSNGTTVADTEKTKEVHVSQASSAATTPTTQQNINNNNVDPPSWQCSHPTLRERNALMFNNELMADVHFIVGPLGESQKVPAHKYVLAVGSSVFCAMFYGDLAEEESEIHIPDVEPAAFLILLKYMYSDEIDLEADTVLATLYAAKKYIVPALAKACVIFLETSLEAKNACVLLSQSRLFEEPELTQRCWEVIDAQAELALCSEGFCEIDLQTLEIILRRETLNTKEVVVFDAVMNWATAECKRQGLGPTTRNKRNVLGKALFLVRIPSMSLEEFADGAAQCDILTLEETHNVFLWYTAAKKPDLEFPLTARQGLVPQRCHRFQSSAYRSNQWRYRGRCDSIQFAVDKRIFIAGLGLYGSSGSKAEYSVKIELKRQGVILAQNLTKFVSDGSSSTFPVRFEHPVQVEQDAFYTVSAVLDGNELSYFGQEGMTEVQCGKVTFQFQCSSDSTNGTGVQGGQIPELVFYA; via the exons ATGCCAACGGCAGACTGCAGGTTGCTCCATCATGGCCGGATCATGAGGTGTTTGACTTATCTACTCCTACTTCCAGAAACCCTGAAAAAGTCTAAGAAGGTCTGCAAGCTCCCGGGCAGGCTGCCGGTATGTTATGAGATCCTGACTCTGTCCCTGACGAGCaagaagaagcagcagcagcagaaggaggaggaggagaagatggCTGCGGAGTTGTACCCCGCCGCTAACACCAACAACCCAAACCTGTCCAACGGCACGACGGTAGCGGACACGGAGAAGACCAAGGAAGTACATGTGAGCCAGGCCAGCAGCGCGGCGACCACACCGACCACCCAGCagaacatcaacaacaacaacgtcgACCCGCCGAGCTGGCAGTGCAGCCACCCCACACTGAGAGAGAG GAATGCCTTGATGTTTAACAATGAGCTGATGGCTGATGTCCACTTCATTGTTGGCCCCTTGGGGGAATCACAGAAGGTTCCAGCACACAAG TATGTGCTGGCTGTGGGAAGCTCCGTCTTCTGTGCCATGTTTTATGGCGATCTGGCGGAGGAGGAGTCCGAGATCCATATTCCAGATGTGGAACCTGCTGCTTTTCTAATTCTGCTGAA GTACATGTACAGCGATGAGATCGACCTGGAGGCAGACACGGTGCTGGCCACCCTATATGCTGCCAAGAAGTACATCGTTCCTGCACTGGCCAAGGCCTGCGTCATCTTCCTGGAAACGAGCCTGGAGGCCAAGAACGCCTGTGTGCTGCTCTCCCAGAGCCGCCTGTTCGAGGAGCCGGAGCTAACGCAGCGCTGCTGGGAGGTAATCGACGCTCAGGCCGAGCTGGCGCTGTGCTCCGAGGGCTTCTGTGAGATCGACCTGCAGACTCTGGAGATCATCCTGCGAAGGGAGACGCTCAACACCAAGGAGGTGGTGGTGTTTGATGCTGTTATGAACTGGGCCACAGCGGAGTGCAAGAGACAGGGTCTGGGGCCCACCACCCGCAACAAAAGAAATGTGCTTGGCAAGGCGCTGTTCTTAGTGCGCATCCCATCCATGAGCCTGGAGGAGTTTGCTGATGGGGCGGCGCAATGTGATATCCTGACACTGGAGGAGACTCACAATGTGTTCCTGTGGTACACTGCGGCTAAAAAGCCAGATCTGGAATTCCCTCTGACTGCGCGGCAGGGTTTGGTGCCTCAGAGGTGCCATCGCTTTCAGTCCTCAGCCTACCGGAGCAACCAGTGGCGCTACCGCGGCCGGTGCGACAGCATTCAGTTCGCGGTGGACAAGAGGATCTTTATCGCCGGTCTGGGGCTGTATGGGTCGAGCGGCAGCAAAGCCGAGTACAGCGTCAAAATCGAACTGAAGAGACAAGGGGTGATCCTGGCGCAGAACCTGACAAAGTTTGTGTCGGATGGGTCGAGCAGTACGTTTCCGGTGCGGTTCGAGCATCCTGTTCAGGTGGAGCAGGACGCGTTCTACACGGTGAGTGCCGTGCTGGACGGGAACGAACTGAGCTATTTTGGCCAAGAGGGCATGACGGAGGTGCAGTGTGGGAAGGTGACATTTCAATTCCAGTGCTCCTCCGACAGCACCAACGGGACTGGAGTACAGGGAGGACAGATCCCCGAGCTTGTGTTCTATGCCTAA